Proteins encoded within one genomic window of Chroicocephalus ridibundus chromosome 7, bChrRid1.1, whole genome shotgun sequence:
- the LOC134519040 gene encoding uncharacterized protein LOC134519040, whose protein sequence is MACKAAHFIKWGSCSSESSLLADLQGAASSPLCTAGAGNCPHVPSTGSKCASTSDFFSVVLSFTLNFLQKAWGASGCRPNPPLQQAADFMGVISGGSALNYHPSVTQKMDERFPLRCLPQQPRPTASPRVASPNLCDAFALGSECTQTATAACSGNSRDVLMPEQAQKEKNYDLQLPGNSPRYLEVFTSSVHAPGSEDTLTSRRNNTHQIAAHGFPGFLLAGTGPCPASQRFSKKSRGLESTALIIAVSL, encoded by the exons ATGGCCTGCAAAGCTGCCCACTTCATAAAATGGGGCTCGTGTAGCTCCGAGAGCTCCTTGCTCGCGGATTTGCAAGGTGCCgcttcttcccctctctgcacCGCTGGGGCTGGAAATTGCCCCCACGTGCCATCCACAGGCTCCAAATGTGCCAGCACCTCCGATTTCTTCTCTGTTGTATTGTCCTTTACTCTGAATTTTCTTCAAAAGGCGTGGGGAGCCTCGGGATGCCGTCCAAatcctcctctgcagcaggcagCTGACTTCATGGGGGTCATTTCTGGGGGCAGTGCACTGAACTACCACCCCTCTGTGACTCAG AAAATGGACGAGCGATTTCCCCTGcgctgcctcccccagcagccccgaCCGACAGCCTCTCCGCGCGTCGCCTCTCCAAACCTCTGTGATGCATTCGCCCTCGGCAGCGAGTGCACACAAACAGCAACCGCTGCCTGCTCGGGGAACAGCAGAGACGTGCTGATGCCAGAGCAAG cacagaaggaaaaaaattatgaccTGCAATTGCCGGGCAATTCTCCCCGCTACCTGGAGGTTTTCACAAGCTCGGTACATGCACCTGGCAGCGAGGACACACTAACAAGCCGAAGAAATAACACACACCAAATCGCTGCCCATGGATTTCCAGGGTTCCTGTTGGCTGGCACAGGCCCATGCCCCGCTTCCCAGCGATTCAGCAAGAAGAGCAG